Sequence from the Zeugodacus cucurbitae isolate PBARC_wt_2022May chromosome 5, idZeuCucr1.2, whole genome shotgun sequence genome:
ATGACCCAAACGTTCCTCTTTGGCCTTACGCTCCGCGCTGACTTTCTTCGAATGCGTGTAgttgtttaaaaatgtttgcacaTCGATTTTACCGTTCAGAAATTGCTCAACGTGACGATCACATTCGCTATCCGCATTCGAGGCGGCTATCTGCAGCAGCTCCTACAAAGTAAGTAAacatataatatgaaaatatgtgcatatattgaaAGAGTTGTAACGGTATATAAAGtgtataaattaataacaacaactatttacGCGTATGTGTTGCGGTGCGTACTCCTCTGACTTCTTTAAGTACTTTTTATTCAGTTGGTCACACTTTTCTCCTAGATTTTTAAGCGCGGTCACATCATCACTTAGTTTGCGTTTTAATTCGACCAAATGTGTTTCTTtagattcattttcacctaaatataaaaattaaaaaataatttaaattttttgcgaaaaaatgTCCAAGTAATTACGCGATATTATCTCCACTTGACTGATCATCGAGTCAAGCTCTTCATTCAAATGCTGCACAACAGACATTTCCTCAATGAAATCATCGAAAAATTGCGGATCGCTATCAAGCTGCTTCAGTTCATCCAACGACAGCGTAGATAAGTTTGGCAAATTGCTCTCATTGAGTTTACATGATTTTGAGGAATCCAATGGAGAATTCTCATTGCTGCTGTCCAATGATTTTGACGCAATGGTTGTTGGCGTGGCTGTTGCGTTGGCGTTGCACGTACGCGTTGGTATATTTATGGGGCTGCCAGCATTGACAATGGGTGGTGGAAAACGCTCAAATTCGCGTATAATGGCCTGCACAACGCGGCCCAGATCCGAATGAGGAGAGTACTGCAAGTAAGAAAAAGCAATAgtaagaccgttttcacacgggcaatttttgtcgcggcaattcttagttttataggagagggggcgacgaagagaggagaatttctctctctctcgcttcccttggttggacgaagagaggagaatttctctctctctcgcttcccttggtcgccccctctcctataaaactaagaattgccgcgacaaaaattgcccgtgtgaaaacggtctaagcgtacattttatatgaaagtattttataaatatactcgGAAACTATTATAACTATTTACAACGACTACAATAAGAAAATGGCAACTCAAACTGTATTAAAATTAGTGTGCACCTATGCAAATGcatgtgtaaatatatgtatatgtacttatttgcATGTCGGCGCTTAAAATAATCTAACAGGAAATCTATACTGCTGAAAAGGCTAATATGCGCTATAATATGCGCCAGCATCATGCACACTTAAgatgt
This genomic interval carries:
- the LOC105219112 gene encoding vacuolar protein sorting-associated protein 37A; translation: MLPRQQTAQQQQTQCKNLDFRKRQIDTLKVFNDNVVEVTEQEEYCVHFESSGRTLLLTVQLGVNFPNERPKIVISPTVQHHWVNAATGEVETAPGLLNYSPHSDLGRVVQAIIREFERFPPPIVNAGSPINIPTRTCNANATATPTTIASKSLDSSNENSPLDSSKSCKLNESNLPNLSTLSLDELKQLDSDPQFFDDFIEEMSVVQHLNEELDSMISQVEIISRENESKETHLVELKRKLSDDVTALKNLGEKCDQLNKKYLKKSEEYAPQHIRELLQIAASNADSECDRHVEQFLNGKIDVQTFLNNYTHSKKVSAERKAKEERLGHQLTALERAAM